One Denticeps clupeoides chromosome 3, fDenClu1.1, whole genome shotgun sequence DNA window includes the following coding sequences:
- the pmchl gene encoding pro-melanin-concentrating hormone, like produces MNLSIFSALFSVALLSGWHLTSFALPAERAEDSNSESDLLVPFLHEEMALKRDGDSKIIVVGDASLWRTLKALERGTPHLAMAENLLTAERRETSQEPNPNIAILRRDTMRCMVGRVYRPCWEV; encoded by the coding sequence ATGAACCTTTCCATCTTCTCTGCGTTGTTTTCCGTGGCACTCCTGTCTGGGTGGCATCTCACATCTTTTGCCCTGCCAGCAGAGAGAGCAGAGGACTCAAACTCAGAGTCAGACCTTCTGGTCCCGTTCCTCCATGAGGAGATGGCCTTGAAGAGAGACGGAGACTCCAAGATCATCGTGGTCGGAGACGCATCACTCTGGAGGACCCTGAAGGCTCTGGAGAGGGGCACTCCACACTTGGCCATGGCGGAGAACCTGCTGACTGCCGAACGGAGGGAGACCAGCCAGGAGCCCAACCCCAACATTGCCATCCTGCGGAGGGACACCATGAGGTGCATGGTGGGAAGGGTTTACCGGCCCTGCTGGGAGGTGTAG
- the ccnb1 gene encoding G2/mitotic-specific cyclin-B1 produces the protein MALRVTRSSRLAENPNVLPGKAAAAMKPSLRPRAALGEIGNVAVPKQALKKDLKAEVTKVIDKKPSQLEKVSEVQQNPPKVKDEVKVLPEPASPVPMETSGCASDELCQAFSDALIEDIKDVDSDDYDNPMLCSEYVKDIYKYLRQLETDQAVRPKFLEGREVTGNMRAILIDWLVQVQIKFRLLQETMYMTVGIIDRFLQDNPVPKKQLQLVGVTAMFIASKYEEMYPPEIADFAFVTDRAYTPAQIREMEMNILRVLNFSFGRPLPLQFLRRASKIGEVSAEHHTLAKYFVELTMADYEMIHFPPSQVASAAFALTLKIYNCGEWTPTLQHYMGYAEESLVPVMRHIAKNVVKVNEGLTKHLAVKNKYSSQKQLRIALISQLKSSLVKDLAKLAS, from the exons ATGGCTCTGCGTGTTACAAGG AGCTCTCGGCTGGCTGAGAACCCAAATGTCTTGCCTGGCAAAGCGGCGGCTGCCATGAAGCCTTCCCTGAGACCCAGGGCAGCGCTCGGTGAAATCGGGAACGTCGCCGTACCGAAGCAAGCCCTCAAAAAG GACCTTAAAGCGGAAGTTACGAAGGTGATCGACAAAAAGCCATCGCAGTTGGAGAAGGTCTCCGAAGTCCAGCAAAATCCCCCGAAGGTTAAAGATGAAGTTAag GTTTTGCCAGAGCCTGCTTCCCCGGTCCCGATGGAGACTTCTGGCTGTGCCTCGGATGAGTTGTGCCAGGCCTTTTCTGATGCTCTTATTGAAGATATCAAAGATGTGGATTCTGACGACTACGACAACCCAATGCTCTGTAGCGAGTATGTGAAGGACATCTACAAATATCTCCGTCAACTTGAG ACTGACCAGGCTGTCAGACCTAAATTTCTTGAGGGACGTGAAGTTACTGGGAACATGCGTGCCATCCTTATTGATTGGCTTGTTCAGGTCCAGATCAAGTTCAGGCTGCTTCAGGAGACCATGTATATGACAGTTGGAATTATTGATCGTTTTCTTCAG GATAACCCAGTGCCCAAGAAGCAGCTCCAGCTTGTTGGTGTCACTGCCATGTTCATTGCCTCTAAATACGAGGAGATGTACCCACCTGAGATTGCTGACTTTGCATTTGTGACTGACCGTGCTTATACACCTGCACAAATCCGGGAGATGGAGATGAACATCTTAAGGGTCTTGAACTTCAGCTTTGGCCGGCCTCTCCCCCTCCAGTTTCTCAGAAGGGCTTCGAAGATTGGAGAG GTGTCTGCAGAGCACCATACCTTGGCCAAGTATTTTGTAGAGCTCACAATGGCAGACTATGAGATGATCCACTTCCCCCCTTCCCAGGTGGCCAGTGCAGCATTTGCTCTGACCCTGAAGATTTACAACTGTGGAGAATGG ACTCCAACCCTCCAACACTACATGGGCTATGCTGAAGAGAGCCTGGTCCCAGTTATGCGCCACATTGCAAAGAATGTTGTCAAAGTGAATGAAGGCCTCACAAAGCATCTG GCTGTAAAGAACAAGTATTCCAGTCAGAAGCAGCTCAGAATTGCCCTCATTTCGCAACTTAAGTCTTCACTTGTTAAGGACCTTGCTAAACTGGCCTCTTAA
- the slc30a5 gene encoding proton-coupled zinc antiporter SLC30A5 encodes MDDKYDSNVISSGKLGRVDIPSAGLTRYIVLLWVTKLLKALGVFQAYDILKVVHIVQFLFVLKLGCTGVLLFFQKPFSSGKSVSKRQWIRILKHAVVSCIISLLGFFGLTLCGPLRTLLLFEHSDIVVISLLGVLFTGSGGGPAKTRGAAFFIIAVICLLLFDNDDLMAKMAEHPEGHHDSALTHALYTGIAFLGVADHKGGVVLLVLALCLKVGFNTASRKLSVEIGGAKRLYALSNLVSSVVLLPWVVVLSATTESKVESWSALTLPFAMIIFSIMILDFYVESICISKIDAPRCARYGSIFLFLSGPLLANFWTHPLTDQLRAMSKPAQQGSTEHVLSGGVLVSAVFFILSDSILSSPSKKGQKGTLVGYSPEGTPLYNFMGDALQHTSQSLPRFIKDSLKQILEEYDSRQIFYFLCLNLAFTFVELFYGVWTNSLGLISDGFHMLFDCSALVLGLFAALMTRWKATRIYSYGYGRVEILSGFINGLFLMVIAFFVFVEAIARLIDTPDINTEMLTSVSIGGLIVNLVGICAFSHAHSHGSSKSSCSGHDHGHSHHGHGHGHGHGEHGHGGHGHSHSSHGHSHGHGHSHGSGGGGMNANMRGVFLHVLADTLGSVGVIISTVLIDQFKWYIADPICSMFIATLIFLSVIPLLKDACEVLLLRTPPENEKDLNMALEKIQKIEGVLSYRDPHFWRHSASVIAGTIHLQLMSDVVEQRIIQQVTAVLKDAGVNNLSVQVEKEAYFQHMSGLSTGFHEVLAMTQQMESMKYYKDGTCIM; translated from the exons ATGGACGACAAGTACGACAGTAATGTCATTTCCAGTGGGAAGCTCGGCCGGGTCGATATACCAAGTGCCGG CTTAACCAGGTACATCGTGCTGCTCTGGGTCACGAAGCTGCTGAAGGCGCTCGGGGTTTTTCAGGCGTACGACATTCTGAAGGTGGTGCACATAGTGCAGTTCCTCTTCGTCCTGAAACTCGG GTGCACGGGGGTGTTGCTTTTCTTCCAGAAGCCGTTTTCTTCCGGGAAAAGCGTCTCCAAAAGACAG tgGATCAGAATTTTGAAGCATGCCGTGGTGAGCTGTATTATTTCTCTTTTGGGATTCTTTGGTCTAACACTCTGCGGACCTCTGAG GACACTGTTACTATTTGAGCACAGCGACATCGTGGTGATTTCGCTGCTTGGTGTGCTGTTCACTGGTTCAGGAGGAGGACCTGCCAAG ACCCGAGGTGCTGCTTTCTTCATCATTGCGGTGATCTGTCTCTTGCTCTTTGATAATGATGACCTCATGGCAAAGATGGCTGAGCATC CTGAAGGACATCATGACAGTGCTTTAACGCATGCACTTTATACTGGAATTGCATTTTTAGGAGTGGCGGATCACAAG GGTGGGGTGGTCTTGCTGGTTCTTGCCCTTTGTCTCAAAGTGGGCTTCAACACCGCTTCCCGCAAGCTCTCAGTGGAAATTGGAGGAGCAAAGCGCCTCTATGCACTCTCTAACTTAGTTTCCTCTGTTGTCCTGCTCCCGTGGGTCGTAGTGCTGTCTGCCACCACAGAG AGCAAGGTGGAGTCGTGGTCCGCACTCACTTTGCCTTTTGCTATGATCATTTTCTCTATAATGATCTTGGATTTCTACGTGGAGTCCATTTGTATCAGCAAGATAGATGCTCCTCGCTGCGCCCGCTATGgctccatcttcctcttcttAAGTGGCCCTTTGCTGGCTAACTTCTGGACACACCCGTTGACGGACCAACTACGCGCCATGAGCAAGCCAGCCCAGCAGGGCAGCACTGAGCATGTGCTGTCTGGGGGTGTGTTGGTTAGCGCAGTCTTCTTCATCCTGT CGGACAGTATTTTGTCTTCTCCATCAAAGAAGGGACAGAAGGGAACTTTGGTGGGCTACTCCCCTGAAGGAACCCCTCTGTACAACTTCATGGGCGATGCTCTGCAGCACACGTCGCAGTCCCTCCCCAGATTCATCAAGGACTCCCTCAAACAGATCTTGGAGGAGTACGACTCGCGCCAGATCTTCTACTTCCTGTGCCTGAACCTG GCCTTCACATTTGTGGAGCTCTTCTATGGCGTCTGGACCAACAGCCTCGGCCTGATCTCTGATGGCTTTCACATGCTCTTTGACTGCTCAGCTCTGGTGTTGGGACTCTTCGCTGCTCTCATGACCCGCTGGAAGGCTACCAGGATCTACTCTTATGG gTATGGCCGAGTTGAAATTCTCTCCGGCTTTATCAACGGCCTCTTCTTGATGGTTATTGCTTTCTTTGTGTTCGTGGAAGCCATTGCCAGACTCATAGACACACCAGACATCAACACAGAAATGTTGACG TCTGTCTCAATTGGTGGCCTCATTGTCAACCTGGTTGGCATTTGTGCCTTTAGCCACGCTCATTCACACGGGTCCTCCAAAAGCAGCTGCTCGGGACATGACCACGGACACTCTCACCATGGGCATGGACATGGGCATGGACACGGGGAGCACGGACATGGAGGCCATGGGCATAGCCACAGCAGCCATGGACATTCTCATGGGCATGGCCATTCCCACGGGTCTGGGGGTGGAGGCATGAACGCCAATATGAGAG GTGTTTTCCTTCATGTCCTTGCTGATACACTTGGAAGTGTTGGGGTCATCATATCTACAGTACTGATTGATCAGTTTAAATGGTACATAGCAGACCCTATTTGTTCAATGTTCATTGCCACGTTGATCTTTCTAAGCGTCATCCCGCTGCTCAAAGATGCCTGTGAAGTTCTTCTTTTGAGAACACCTCCTGAAAACGAGAAGGATCTGAACATGGCTTTAGAAAAG attcAGAAAATCGAAGGGGTCCTTTCATACCGAGACCCTCATTTCTGGAGACATTCTGCCAGTGTTATTGCAGGGACAATCCACCTCCAACTAATGTCAGATGTGGTAGAGCAGAGGATTATACAGCAG gTGACTGCAGTATTGAAAGACGCAGGCGTGAATAACTTGTCTGTTCAGGTGGAGAAGGAGGCCTACTTCCAGCACATGTCTGGACTGAGCACAGGATTCCATGAAGTTCTGGCAATGACACAACAGATGGAGTCCATGAAATATTATAAAGATGGAACATGTATCATGTAA